The Synchiropus splendidus isolate RoL2022-P1 chromosome 1, RoL_Sspl_1.0, whole genome shotgun sequence genome includes a window with the following:
- the ankrd29 gene encoding ankyrin repeat domain-containing protein 29 isoform X1, with protein sequence MSFKKETPLANAVFWAARKGNLALLQLLLNSGRVDADCRDNYGTTALMVASYSGHVDCVRELIMQGADINYQRETGSTALFFAAQQGHNDVIKLLFEFGASSDFQTKDGGSALTVASQYGHGKVVETLLKNGANVHDQLSDGATPLFLAAQQGHLAVIRQLLASGAKVNQPRDDGTAPLWMAAQMGHSEAVKVLLLRGADRDADRQDGSTALFKAAMKGHNSVIEELLKFSPSLGLLKNGFTALHAAVMGGNLATVQLLLRAHADPSLPNKNNELPAAFTKSDRILRVLQPRMFNGDS encoded by the exons ATGTCTTTTAAG AAGGAGACGCCGCTGGCCAACGCGGTGTTTTGGGCAGCACGGAAGGGAAACTTGGCtctacttcagctgctgctgaacagCGGGCGAGTGGATGCAGACTGTAGAGACAAT TATGGAACCACAGCGCTGATGGTGGCGTCCTACAGTGGCCATGTAGACTGTGTGAGAGAACTGATCATGCAAGGGGCGGACATCAACTACCAGAGAGAG ACAGGTTCTACCGCTCTGTTCTTCGCCGCCCAGCAGGGAcacaatgatgtcatcaaacTCCTCTTTGAGTTTGGCGCCTCCTCTGACTTCCAGACAAAG GATGGCGGCTCTGCTCTCACCGTGGCGTCTCAGTACGGGCACGGGAAAGTGGTGGAGACACTTCTGAAGAACGGAGCTAATGTTCATGACCAGCTGAGC GACGGTGCCACTCCTCTCTtcctggctgcccagcagggacATTTGGCAGTGATTCGACAGCTTTTGGCATCTGGTGCCAAAGTGAACCAACCCAGAGAT GACGGTACTGCCCCCTTGTGGATGGCTGCTCAGATGGGCCACAGCGAGGCAGTGAAGGTTCTGCTCCTGCGTGGCGCGGATCGGGACGCTGACAGACAA GATGGATCAACTGCACTGTTCAAGGCCGCCATGAAAGGTCACAACAGCGTCATCGAGGAGCTCCTGAAGTTTTCTCCTTCACTTGGTCTTCTTAAG AATGGCTTCACTGCGCTCCACGCTGCAGTAATGGGGGGTAATCTGGCGactgtgcagctgctgctgagggcCCACGCCGACCCCAGTCTACCCAACAAA AACAACGAACTCCCGGCTGCCTTTACCAAGAGTGACCGCATCCTTAGAGTCTTACAACCAAGAATGTTCAATGGAGACAGCTGA
- the ankrd29 gene encoding ankyrin repeat domain-containing protein 29 isoform X2: protein MVASYSGHVDCVRELIMQGADINYQRETGSTALFFAAQQGHNDVIKLLFEFGASSDFQTKDGGSALTVASQYGHGKVVETLLKNGANVHDQLSDGATPLFLAAQQGHLAVIRQLLASGAKVNQPRDDGTAPLWMAAQMGHSEAVKVLLLRGADRDADRQDGSTALFKAAMKGHNSVIEELLKFSPSLGLLKNGFTALHAAVMGGNLATVQLLLRAHADPSLPNKNNELPAAFTKSDRILRVLQPRMFNGDS, encoded by the exons ATGGTGGCGTCCTACAGTGGCCATGTAGACTGTGTGAGAGAACTGATCATGCAAGGGGCGGACATCAACTACCAGAGAGAG ACAGGTTCTACCGCTCTGTTCTTCGCCGCCCAGCAGGGAcacaatgatgtcatcaaacTCCTCTTTGAGTTTGGCGCCTCCTCTGACTTCCAGACAAAG GATGGCGGCTCTGCTCTCACCGTGGCGTCTCAGTACGGGCACGGGAAAGTGGTGGAGACACTTCTGAAGAACGGAGCTAATGTTCATGACCAGCTGAGC GACGGTGCCACTCCTCTCTtcctggctgcccagcagggacATTTGGCAGTGATTCGACAGCTTTTGGCATCTGGTGCCAAAGTGAACCAACCCAGAGAT GACGGTACTGCCCCCTTGTGGATGGCTGCTCAGATGGGCCACAGCGAGGCAGTGAAGGTTCTGCTCCTGCGTGGCGCGGATCGGGACGCTGACAGACAA GATGGATCAACTGCACTGTTCAAGGCCGCCATGAAAGGTCACAACAGCGTCATCGAGGAGCTCCTGAAGTTTTCTCCTTCACTTGGTCTTCTTAAG AATGGCTTCACTGCGCTCCACGCTGCAGTAATGGGGGGTAATCTGGCGactgtgcagctgctgctgagggcCCACGCCGACCCCAGTCTACCCAACAAA AACAACGAACTCCCGGCTGCCTTTACCAAGAGTGACCGCATCCTTAGAGTCTTACAACCAAGAATGTTCAATGGAGACAGCTGA